The Mytilus galloprovincialis chromosome 4, xbMytGall1.hap1.1, whole genome shotgun sequence genome contains a region encoding:
- the LOC143073224 gene encoding kinase non-catalytic C-lobe domain-containing protein 1-like isoform X6, protein METEFLPSNMEFVEGELEEIDASPEFEGDETISLSDILSSRDFCLSEEELWALCRECCLVLDVVKSSPEMFQTLCITPDTVAFDGSGNVCFLDLETEPEQLYIPPEYEHNEQSYKSHLFSLGMTLLYAAEYNGEPGRPEITAELRQLFGYMTSEKPSDRPDLESLINQCEEELVGKSSADICCKIGSFTAHFSPAPDGHSSSLADVTAGLANYLQSQSKLLPDSSALNITDPQQHSTPAVSPDIVSSANAEEDMALRGNYTGIPTATGNLKQSSPHNRKNKNRTLSGENEKDNIGFKPPIPRKPDLKKQLDNDSGVIDMDLSNNNDNNNENMSKFKPVPQKRKHSDSVQTNKEKSDSNKSEKSNRSKKRQGYTITEILETIDRNISEEELWAICKEGAYSLQRKKKHLPAYLSLDTLLVRDNGSISFRAIPEDKPLEVMFMSPELQQKGELSEKACLYGLGTTLRCTGGAKHSSVSSLGISSELKELLSQLVHPDMTQRPSIEDTLEICGIHDGRTGESSALILQQLFQDAQLRLIEQEENSIKHDMTQEIDMGSAFRPIKTTVESAFVPKKPVPVKPDEPSKTIPTAYRSTATHFKPIVLHRTETPVEKKEVKKEKSPTNDCQPSEKDKEVVKKLKELKKNLMKHRQPSGGKDDEVEPSTPPRSPKPKSKQYHSPKKSSTQKSSNDDSHEEKSNKKDGMGALENLLSEVQKRGTQVDTDTLASAIAQHLQNFMGKSEQKPSQVDTADWVQNQNNQFMTPQMPPPQMWPNLNIPSQYQQHVVGQTVTLPQYGGGMVPGGYPMQVQLQQDPRTGFVQLVPVGMPVPFQQPTVNDYGYLSDSAKSQKMHGNFTVLNQSPLNTSGDMDSSPNASRSGRPGRAAKNLLQKTANMRAKNTGRVHSARHVDHSAETSNLWRSKSAHMINDEHFHSDGEAIKRHSSHLSAFEIKPGSYDDTVLHRGNHQNIQFDSLQHSSNQHIPHKQSGADNQVSMQPPISESQSSSPSASKDSGISSVNGAYKPPAAGSMVERLLNNVHSSQQEKLGRVIHLLREEFAFDGYMENGVEDLATAEYIASLGNLKWETFASAITEKYCDIYWAPDLLMSLYDSVNASNRSPQVQPTVLEPSVQVQNQRDLPSQRPLSLHQRLHQPETSDSTDNENYERRRRPRRKHHHDKSKNSSFNNVSEQNVPNNIDRLSDDTLVSDNSNDKLREREATPDRDVSKNNIPMENNPLRTLGNNSDSQRSYRSHESTEESNKSDSQTEKSEHGIYRKNKKTNQNRVFSADSGMLSKGSNLTRHLSQLSLVDNVRTEIPLHTRKCNVVYHYATMQLNFSPDMEKFVQSIDEENASSLQSELSALEQQVMMEKRQKKKTENFYFKLTESSKSDKGEQKSTLLQVCKDLDEMAAKIHFLQLCQTHLQMSVTELSSIHPTYLYSVVTCDPDQPLKLKPCQDNPLLQFQILREPQTGCEIQALHAGMTDGLMSYLFSSTALSFGYIHQYLFCYRYFVSQTDVMNFLITKYRSAKGNNKSGESNLTRLRQRVLDVLYFWVEGFYSVDFDDNSDLIDTLQNFLEEAGIKPSSEYEEPSLQDLLNSCLIGQNIDLSSTATEDNIHVYKPGTQKKDNSEEPQWDTLKSVVKSKSNKSVLPHVKPGPVKPHRRGSVDLDLKLSRRTENFTLADYTPQKLAEQLTLIEQGLFQQTHPVHYLNSKSQGVGVSLTLAKSRAPSTFKLNSPVSENQTEYNLFVCDIRNESNMQQMIEFSNQVSHWVAAEIVSCSSVKSQTAVLSKLLFTAQTCKDMRNYATCMSILEGLENLVIKQLPIWKNLSAKCVAVMEELTTTRIFLKSDVGSLLSNKDSHMYPTIPSVVLLLLHIQQCEIGGFKLANGMYKWSKMRSICNAIDQVRIFKNHLYGFDPEIDLQEVLVQRMKEFCDQDVHQIAAQHDTNYHRMSSGGIVGAFRKMKGKLQSK, encoded by the exons AACCAGAGCAGTTGTACATACCTCCAGAATATGAACACAACGAACAGTCTTACAAG TCTCACCTGTTTTCTCTTGGGATGACACTACTGTATGCAGCAGAATATAATGGGGAACCAGGTCGTCCAGAAATCACTGCAGAATTAAGACAATTATTTGGTTACATGACATCAGAGAAACCAAGTGACCGACCGGATTTAGAATCTCTTATAAATCAATGTGAAGAGGAACTTGTTGGAAAATCATCAGCAGATATTTGTTGTAAGATTGGTTCATTTACGGCACATTTTTCTCCAGCACCTGATGGACATTCGTCAAGTTTAGCAGATGTAACTGCAGGTTTAGCAAACTATTTACAAAGCCAGTCAAAATTGTTACCCGATTCATCAGCGTTAAACATAACTGATCCACAGCAGCATTCTACACCTGCAGTGTCACCTGACATAGTGTCGTCTGCTAATGCAGAAGAAGACATGGCACTTCGTGGAAATTACACAGGGATACCAACGGCAACTGGAAACTTAAAACAGTCATCTCCTCATAAcaggaaaaataaaaatagaacttTAAGTGGTGAAAATGAGAAAGACAACATTGGATTTAAACCACCAATTCCAAGAAAGCCAGACCTTAAAAAACAGTTGGATAATGATTCAGGAGTGATTGATATggatttatcaaataataatgataataataatgaaaatatgtcCAAATTTAAACCTGTGCCTCAAAAACGGAAACATTCTGATTCTGTTCAAACTAACAAAGAAAAGTCAGATTCTAATAAATCAGAAAAGTCAAATAGGTCAAAGAAACGTCAG GGCTATACAATAACTGAGATCTTAGAGACAATAGATAGGAATATATCAGAAGAGGAGTTGTGGGCCATTTGTAAAGAAGGTGCTTACTCTCTACAGAGAAAAAAGAAACATCTAC CTGCATACCTGTCTTTAGACACACTACTTGTTCGAGATAATGGGAGTATTTCCTTTAGAGCCATACCTGAGGACAAACCACTGGAGGTTATGTTTATGTCACCTGAATTACAACAGAAAGGAGAACTCTCCGAGAAG GCTTGTTTATATGGACTTGGAACAACCTTGAGGTGTACAGGAGGTGCTAAACATTCATCAGTTAGCTCCCTTGGTATTTCATCAGAATTAAAGGAGTTACTATCTCAGTTAGTTCATCCAGACATGACACAGAGACCGAGTATAGAGGATACTTTAGAG ATATGTGGCATCCATGATGGTAGAACAGGGGAATCTTCAGCACTGATATTACAACAACTCTTCCAGGATGCACAACTTAGACTG ATTGAACAAGAAGAAAATTCTATCAAACATGATATGACACAAGAGATTGACATGGGATCAGCTTTTAGACCAATCAAAACTACTGTCGAGTCAGCTTTTGTTCCAAAGAAACCTGTCCCAGTTAAACCAGATGAACCTAGCAAGACCATTCCAACTGCTTACAGATCAACAGCTACACATTTCAAACCTATTGTTTTACATAGAACTGAAACACCAGTAGAAAAGAAAGAAGTCAAAAAGGAAAAAAGTCCTACCAATGATTGTCAACCAAGTGAAAAGGACAAAGAGGTCgtgaaaaaattaaaagaattgaaaAAGAATTTGATGAAACATAGACAACCATCTGGTGGAAAAGATGATGAAGTTGAGCCTAGCACACCACCTCGTTCACCGAAACCTAAATCTAAACAGTATCATAGTCCAAAAAAATCGTCAACCCAGAAATCATCTAATGATGATAGTCATGAGGAAAAATCCAATAAGAAAGACGGCATGGGAGCATTGGAAAATTTATTGTCAGAAGTTCAGAAACGAGGCACACAAGTGGATACAGATACTTTGGCGTCTGCTATTGCTCagcatttacaaaattttatgggTAAATCAGAACAAAAACCATCACAGGTAGATACGGCAGACTGGGTTCAGAATCAGAATAATCAGTTTATGACGCCACAAATGCCACCGCCACAGATGTGGCCAAATTTGAATATTCCCTCACAATATCAGCAGCATGTTGTAGGACAAACTGTGACATTACCACAGTATGGGGGTGGAATGGTACCAGGTGGTTACCCAATGCAGGTTCAATTACAACAGGATCCAAGAACAGGGTTTGTGCAGTTGGTACCTGTTGGAATGCCTGTGCCATTTCAACAACCAACAGTAAATGATTATGGATATTTATCAGATTCTGCTAAAAGTCAGAAAATGCATGGAAACTTTACTGTGTTAAATCAGTCGCCTCTAAATACTAGTGGTGATATGGATAGTTCACCAAATGCTAGTAGGTCAGGGAGACCTGGCAGAGCAGctaaaaatcttttacaaaaaactgcTAACATGAGAGCTAAGAATACAGGGAGAGTACATAGTGCTCGACATGTTGATCATTCAGCAGAAACTAGCAATCTATGGAGATCTAAATCTGCACATATGATAAATGATGAACATTTTCATTCAGATGGTGAAGCCATAAAAAGACATTCTAGTCATCTGTCAGCATTTGAGATCAAACCTGGATCTTATGATGATACTGTTCTTCACAGGGGCAATCATCAAAACATTCAGTTTGACTCATTACAACATTCTAGCAATCAACACATACCTCATAAACAATCAGGGGCAGATAATCAGGTGTCTATGCAGCCACCGATTTCTGAATCCCAGTCATCGTCTCCGTCTGCCTCTAAAGACAGTGGTATTAGTAGTGTAAATGGTGCTTATAAACCTCCTGCTGCAGGAAGTATGGTTGAACGATTATTGAATAACGTCCATAGTTCTCAACAGGAGAAATTAGGACGTGTTATTCACTTGTTAAGGGAGGAGTTTGCATTTGATGGTTATATGGAAAATGGTGTGGAGGATTTAGCCACTGCTGAATATATAGCTTCTTTAGGGAACCTTAAGTGGGAAACCTTTGCTAGTGCAATAACTGAGAAATACTGCGACATTTATTGGGCCCCAGATTTATTGATGAGTCTGTATGATTCAGTCAATGCATCTAATAG ATCACCTCAGGTTCAGCCTACTGTCTTAGAACCGTCTGTACAGGTTCAAAACCAAAGAGATCTTCCTAGTCAAAGACCATTGTCACTTCATCAACGATTACATCAGCCTGAAACATCAGATTCCACAGACAATGAAAATTACGAAAGGAGGCGTAGACCTCGTCGTAAACATCACCACGACAAATCGAAAAATTCATCATTTAATAATGTGTCGGAACAAAATGTGCCAAATAATATTGACAGGCTTAGTGATGATACCTTAGTGTCAGATAATTCTAATGATAAACTTAGGGAAAGGGAGGCAACTCCAGACAGGGATGTCAGTAAGAATAATATTCCAATGGAAAATAATCCCTTACGAACATTAGGAAATAATTCGGATAGTCAACGGAGTTATCGTTCACATGAGTCAACAGAGGAAAGCAACAAATCAGATAGTCAGACAGAAAAATCAGAACATGGAATTTATcgtaaaaataagaaaacaaatcaaaatcgTGTGTTTTCTGCTGATAGTGGAATGTTAAGTAAGGGAAGTAATTTGACTCGTCATCTTTCTCAATTATCGTTAGTGGATAATGTACGAACGGAGATCCCACTTCATACAAGGAAATGTAATGTTGTATACCATTATGCCACTATGCAGTTAAATTTTTCACCAGATATGGAAAAATTCGTTCAGAGTATA GATGAGGAAAATGCTAGTTCATTGCAGTCAGAGTTGTCTGCCCTTGAACAGCAAGTAATGATGGAGAAAAGACAaaagaagaaaacagaaaatttctACTTCAAGCTCACAGAAAGTTCAAAATCTGATAAAG GTGAACAGAAATCAACATTACTGCAAGTTTGTAAAGATTTAGATGAAATGGCAGCAAAAATACACTTCTTACAACTTTGTCAAACACATCTGCAG atGTCAGTAACTGAGTTATCGAGTATTCATCCGACCTATTTGTACTCAGTTGTAACATGTGATCCTGACCAGCCCCTTAAACTGAAACCTTGCCAGGACAACCCCTTATTACAGTTCCAGATCTTAAGGGAACCACAGACAGGCTGTGAGATACAGGCTTTACATGCAGGAATGACAGACGGTCTTATGTCATATCTCTTCTCATC caCTGCTTTAAGTTTTGGATATATCCACCAGTATTTATTTTGTTACCGATATTTTGTTTCACAGACAGATGTAATGAACTTTCTGATTACTAAATATAGAAGTGCCAAAGG AAACAATAAATCAGGAGAATCCAATTTAACAAGGTTGAGACAGAGAGTATTAGATGTACTATATTTTTGGGTGGAAGGATTTTACTCAGTAGATTTTGATGACAACTCTGACCTGATTGATACACTGCAAAACTTTCTGGAGGAAGCT GGCATCAAGCCATCATCCGAATATGAAGAGCCCTCCTTACAAGATTTACTGAACAGTTGTTTAATTGGACAAAACATAGACCTTTCTTCAACAGCTACAGAGGATAATATCCATGTCTATAAACCAGGGACACAGAAAAAG GACAATAGTGAAGAACCTCAG TGGGACACTCTCAAATCAGTGGtgaaatcaaaatcaaacaaatctgTACTACCTCATGTAAAACCAGGGCCAGTTAAGCCACATAGACGTGGTAGTGTTGATCTGGATTTGAAACTATCACGGAGGACAGAGAATTTTACTTTAGCTGACTATACTCCTCAGAAACTGGCAGAACAACTGACTTTAATAGAACAG GGACTATTCCAGCAAACTCATCCAGTACATTATTTAAACTCCAAGTCTCAGGGAGTAGGAGTATCATTAACCTTAGCAAAGTCTAGAGCACCCTCTACTTTCAA gtTGAACAGTCCTGTCAGTGAAAACCAGACTGAGTATAACTTGTTTGTATGTGACATTAGAAATGAATCTAACATGCAGCAGATGATTGAGTTTTCTAACCAAGTATCTCACTGGGTGGCTGCTGAAATAGTCAGCTGTTCCTCTGTCAAG AGCCAGACAGCAGTATTAAGTAAGCTGTTATTTACAGCCCAGACTTGTAAGGATATGAGAAACTATGCTACATGCATGTCAATCTTAGAAGGCTTGGAAAACTTAGTCATCAAACAGTTACCAATCTGGAAAAATCTGTCTGCCAAGTGTGTTGCAGTAATGGAGGAGCTTACCACTACAAGG ATCTTCCTGAAAAGTGATGTTGGATCATTGTTGAGTAACAAGGACAGTCACATGTATCCCACAATTCCATCAGTGGTACTTCTACTGCTACATATACAACAGTGTGAAATAGGAGGATTTAAACTGGCAAATGGAATGTATAAATGGAGTAAAATGAG
- the LOC143073224 gene encoding uncharacterized protein LOC143073224 isoform X5, protein MTLLYAAEYNGEPGRPEITAELRQLFGYMTSEKPSDRPDLESLINQCEEELVGKSSADICCKIGSFTAHFSPAPDGHSSSLADVTAGLANYLQSQSKLLPDSSALNITDPQQHSTPAVSPDIVSSANAEEDMALRGNYTGIPTATGNLKQSSPHNRKNKNRTLSGENEKDNIGFKPPIPRKPDLKKQLDNDSGVIDMDLSNNNDNNNENMSKFKPVPQKRKHSDSVQTNKEKSDSNKSEKSNRSKKRQGYTITEILETIDRNISEEELWAICKEGAYSLQRKKKHLPAYLSLDTLLVRDNGSISFRAIPEDKPLEVMFMSPELQQKGELSEKACLYGLGTTLRCTGGAKHSSVSSLGISSELKELLSQLVHPDMTQRPSIEDTLEICGIHDGRTGESSALILQQLFQDAQLRLIEQEENSIKHDMTQEIDMGSAFRPIKTTVESAFVPKKPVPVKPDEPSKTIPTAYRSTATHFKPIVLHRTETPVEKKEVKKEKSPTNDCQPSEKDKEVVKKLKELKKNLMKHRQPSGGKDDEVEPSTPPRSPKPKSKQYHSPKKSSTQKSSNDDSHEEKSNKKDGMGALENLLSEVQKRGTQVDTDTLASAIAQHLQNFMGKSEQKPSQVDTADWVQNQNNQFMTPQMPPPQMWPNLNIPSQYQQHVVGQTVTLPQYGGGMVPGGYPMQVQLQQDPRTGFVQLVPVGMPVPFQQPTVNDYGYLSDSAKSQKMHGNFTVLNQSPLNTSGDMDSSPNASRSGRPGRAAKNLLQKTANMRAKNTGRVHSARHVDHSAETSNLWRSKSAHMINDEHFHSDGEAIKRHSSHLSAFEIKPGSYDDTVLHRGNHQNIQFDSLQHSSNQHIPHKQSGADNQVSMQPPISESQSSSPSASKDSGISSVNGAYKPPAAGSMVERLLNNVHSSQQEKLGRVIHLLREEFAFDGYMENGVEDLATAEYIASLGNLKWETFASAITEKYCDIYWAPDLLMSLYDSVNASNRSPQVQPTVLEPSVQVQNQRDLPSQRPLSLHQRLHQPETSDSTDNENYERRRRPRRKHHHDKSKNSSFNNVSEQNVPNNIDRLSDDTLVSDNSNDKLREREATPDRDVSKNNIPMENNPLRTLGNNSDSQRSYRSHESTEESNKSDSQTEKSEHGIYRKNKKTNQNRVFSADSGMLSKGSNLTRHLSQLSLVDNVRTEIPLHTRKCNVVYHYATMQLNFSPDMEKFVQSIVINEDLEDEENASSLQSELSALEQQVMMEKRQKKKTENFYFKLTESSKSDKGEQKSTLLQVCKDLDEMAAKIHFLQLCQTHLQMSVTELSSIHPTYLYSVVTCDPDQPLKLKPCQDNPLLQFQILREPQTGCEIQALHAGMTDGLMSYLFSSTALSFGYIHQYLFCYRYFVSQTDVMNFLITKYRSAKGNNKSGESNLTRLRQRVLDVLYFWVEGFYSVDFDDNSDLIDTLQNFLEEAGIKPSSEYEEPSLQDLLNSCLIGQNIDLSSTATEDNIHVYKPGTQKKDNSEEPQWDTLKSVVKSKSNKSVLPHVKPGPVKPHRRGSVDLDLKLSRRTENFTLADYTPQKLAEQLTLIEQGLFQQTHPVHYLNSKSQGVGVSLTLAKSRAPSTFKLNSPVSENQTEYNLFVCDIRNESNMQQMIEFSNQVSHWVAAEIVSCSSVKSQTAVLSKLLFTAQTCKDMRNYATCMSILEGLENLVIKQLPIWKNLSAKCVAVMEELTTTRIFLKSDVGSLLSNKDSHMYPTIPSVVLLLLHIQQCEIGGFKLANGMYKWSKMRSICNAIDQVRIFKNHLYGFDPEIDLQEVLVQRMKEFCDQDVHQIAAQHDTNYHRMSSGGIVGAFRKMKGKLQSK, encoded by the exons ATGACACTACTGTATGCAGCAGAATATAATGGGGAACCAGGTCGTCCAGAAATCACTGCAGAATTAAGACAATTATTTGGTTACATGACATCAGAGAAACCAAGTGACCGACCGGATTTAGAATCTCTTATAAATCAATGTGAAGAGGAACTTGTTGGAAAATCATCAGCAGATATTTGTTGTAAGATTGGTTCATTTACGGCACATTTTTCTCCAGCACCTGATGGACATTCGTCAAGTTTAGCAGATGTAACTGCAGGTTTAGCAAACTATTTACAAAGCCAGTCAAAATTGTTACCCGATTCATCAGCGTTAAACATAACTGATCCACAGCAGCATTCTACACCTGCAGTGTCACCTGACATAGTGTCGTCTGCTAATGCAGAAGAAGACATGGCACTTCGTGGAAATTACACAGGGATACCAACGGCAACTGGAAACTTAAAACAGTCATCTCCTCATAAcaggaaaaataaaaatagaacttTAAGTGGTGAAAATGAGAAAGACAACATTGGATTTAAACCACCAATTCCAAGAAAGCCAGACCTTAAAAAACAGTTGGATAATGATTCAGGAGTGATTGATATggatttatcaaataataatgataataataatgaaaatatgtcCAAATTTAAACCTGTGCCTCAAAAACGGAAACATTCTGATTCTGTTCAAACTAACAAAGAAAAGTCAGATTCTAATAAATCAGAAAAGTCAAATAGGTCAAAGAAACGTCAG GGCTATACAATAACTGAGATCTTAGAGACAATAGATAGGAATATATCAGAAGAGGAGTTGTGGGCCATTTGTAAAGAAGGTGCTTACTCTCTACAGAGAAAAAAGAAACATCTAC CTGCATACCTGTCTTTAGACACACTACTTGTTCGAGATAATGGGAGTATTTCCTTTAGAGCCATACCTGAGGACAAACCACTGGAGGTTATGTTTATGTCACCTGAATTACAACAGAAAGGAGAACTCTCCGAGAAG GCTTGTTTATATGGACTTGGAACAACCTTGAGGTGTACAGGAGGTGCTAAACATTCATCAGTTAGCTCCCTTGGTATTTCATCAGAATTAAAGGAGTTACTATCTCAGTTAGTTCATCCAGACATGACACAGAGACCGAGTATAGAGGATACTTTAGAG ATATGTGGCATCCATGATGGTAGAACAGGGGAATCTTCAGCACTGATATTACAACAACTCTTCCAGGATGCACAACTTAGACTG ATTGAACAAGAAGAAAATTCTATCAAACATGATATGACACAAGAGATTGACATGGGATCAGCTTTTAGACCAATCAAAACTACTGTCGAGTCAGCTTTTGTTCCAAAGAAACCTGTCCCAGTTAAACCAGATGAACCTAGCAAGACCATTCCAACTGCTTACAGATCAACAGCTACACATTTCAAACCTATTGTTTTACATAGAACTGAAACACCAGTAGAAAAGAAAGAAGTCAAAAAGGAAAAAAGTCCTACCAATGATTGTCAACCAAGTGAAAAGGACAAAGAGGTCgtgaaaaaattaaaagaattgaaaAAGAATTTGATGAAACATAGACAACCATCTGGTGGAAAAGATGATGAAGTTGAGCCTAGCACACCACCTCGTTCACCGAAACCTAAATCTAAACAGTATCATAGTCCAAAAAAATCGTCAACCCAGAAATCATCTAATGATGATAGTCATGAGGAAAAATCCAATAAGAAAGACGGCATGGGAGCATTGGAAAATTTATTGTCAGAAGTTCAGAAACGAGGCACACAAGTGGATACAGATACTTTGGCGTCTGCTATTGCTCagcatttacaaaattttatgggTAAATCAGAACAAAAACCATCACAGGTAGATACGGCAGACTGGGTTCAGAATCAGAATAATCAGTTTATGACGCCACAAATGCCACCGCCACAGATGTGGCCAAATTTGAATATTCCCTCACAATATCAGCAGCATGTTGTAGGACAAACTGTGACATTACCACAGTATGGGGGTGGAATGGTACCAGGTGGTTACCCAATGCAGGTTCAATTACAACAGGATCCAAGAACAGGGTTTGTGCAGTTGGTACCTGTTGGAATGCCTGTGCCATTTCAACAACCAACAGTAAATGATTATGGATATTTATCAGATTCTGCTAAAAGTCAGAAAATGCATGGAAACTTTACTGTGTTAAATCAGTCGCCTCTAAATACTAGTGGTGATATGGATAGTTCACCAAATGCTAGTAGGTCAGGGAGACCTGGCAGAGCAGctaaaaatcttttacaaaaaactgcTAACATGAGAGCTAAGAATACAGGGAGAGTACATAGTGCTCGACATGTTGATCATTCAGCAGAAACTAGCAATCTATGGAGATCTAAATCTGCACATATGATAAATGATGAACATTTTCATTCAGATGGTGAAGCCATAAAAAGACATTCTAGTCATCTGTCAGCATTTGAGATCAAACCTGGATCTTATGATGATACTGTTCTTCACAGGGGCAATCATCAAAACATTCAGTTTGACTCATTACAACATTCTAGCAATCAACACATACCTCATAAACAATCAGGGGCAGATAATCAGGTGTCTATGCAGCCACCGATTTCTGAATCCCAGTCATCGTCTCCGTCTGCCTCTAAAGACAGTGGTATTAGTAGTGTAAATGGTGCTTATAAACCTCCTGCTGCAGGAAGTATGGTTGAACGATTATTGAATAACGTCCATAGTTCTCAACAGGAGAAATTAGGACGTGTTATTCACTTGTTAAGGGAGGAGTTTGCATTTGATGGTTATATGGAAAATGGTGTGGAGGATTTAGCCACTGCTGAATATATAGCTTCTTTAGGGAACCTTAAGTGGGAAACCTTTGCTAGTGCAATAACTGAGAAATACTGCGACATTTATTGGGCCCCAGATTTATTGATGAGTCTGTATGATTCAGTCAATGCATCTAATAG ATCACCTCAGGTTCAGCCTACTGTCTTAGAACCGTCTGTACAGGTTCAAAACCAAAGAGATCTTCCTAGTCAAAGACCATTGTCACTTCATCAACGATTACATCAGCCTGAAACATCAGATTCCACAGACAATGAAAATTACGAAAGGAGGCGTAGACCTCGTCGTAAACATCACCACGACAAATCGAAAAATTCATCATTTAATAATGTGTCGGAACAAAATGTGCCAAATAATATTGACAGGCTTAGTGATGATACCTTAGTGTCAGATAATTCTAATGATAAACTTAGGGAAAGGGAGGCAACTCCAGACAGGGATGTCAGTAAGAATAATATTCCAATGGAAAATAATCCCTTACGAACATTAGGAAATAATTCGGATAGTCAACGGAGTTATCGTTCACATGAGTCAACAGAGGAAAGCAACAAATCAGATAGTCAGACAGAAAAATCAGAACATGGAATTTATcgtaaaaataagaaaacaaatcaaaatcgTGTGTTTTCTGCTGATAGTGGAATGTTAAGTAAGGGAAGTAATTTGACTCGTCATCTTTCTCAATTATCGTTAGTGGATAATGTACGAACGGAGATCCCACTTCATACAAGGAAATGTAATGTTGTATACCATTATGCCACTATGCAGTTAAATTTTTCACCAGATATGGAAAAATTCGTTCAGAGTATA gtAATAAATGAAGACCTTGAG GATGAGGAAAATGCTAGTTCATTGCAGTCAGAGTTGTCTGCCCTTGAACAGCAAGTAATGATGGAGAAAAGACAaaagaagaaaacagaaaatttctACTTCAAGCTCACAGAAAGTTCAAAATCTGATAAAG GTGAACAGAAATCAACATTACTGCAAGTTTGTAAAGATTTAGATGAAATGGCAGCAAAAATACACTTCTTACAACTTTGTCAAACACATCTGCAG atGTCAGTAACTGAGTTATCGAGTATTCATCCGACCTATTTGTACTCAGTTGTAACATGTGATCCTGACCAGCCCCTTAAACTGAAACCTTGCCAGGACAACCCCTTATTACAGTTCCAGATCTTAAGGGAACCACAGACAGGCTGTGAGATACAGGCTTTACATGCAGGAATGACAGACGGTCTTATGTCATATCTCTTCTCATC caCTGCTTTAAGTTTTGGATATATCCACCAGTATTTATTTTGTTACCGATATTTTGTTTCACAGACAGATGTAATGAACTTTCTGATTACTAAATATAGAAGTGCCAAAGG AAACAATAAATCAGGAGAATCCAATTTAACAAGGTTGAGACAGAGAGTATTAGATGTACTATATTTTTGGGTGGAAGGATTTTACTCAGTAGATTTTGATGACAACTCTGACCTGATTGATACACTGCAAAACTTTCTGGAGGAAGCT GGCATCAAGCCATCATCCGAATATGAAGAGCCCTCCTTACAAGATTTACTGAACAGTTGTTTAATTGGACAAAACATAGACCTTTCTTCAACAGCTACAGAGGATAATATCCATGTCTATAAACCAGGGACACAGAAAAAG GACAATAGTGAAGAACCTCAG TGGGACACTCTCAAATCAGTGGtgaaatcaaaatcaaacaaatctgTACTACCTCATGTAAAACCAGGGCCAGTTAAGCCACATAGACGTGGTAGTGTTGATCTGGATTTGAAACTATCACGGAGGACAGAGAATTTTACTTTAGCTGACTATACTCCTCAGAAACTGGCAGAACAACTGACTTTAATAGAACAG GGACTATTCCAGCAAACTCATCCAGTACATTATTTAAACTCCAAGTCTCAGGGAGTAGGAGTATCATTAACCTTAGCAAAGTCTAGAGCACCCTCTACTTTCAA gtTGAACAGTCCTGTCAGTGAAAACCAGACTGAGTATAACTTGTTTGTATGTGACATTAGAAATGAATCTAACATGCAGCAGATGATTGAGTTTTCTAACCAAGTATCTCACTGGGTGGCTGCTGAAATAGTCAGCTGTTCCTCTGTCAAG AGCCAGACAGCAGTATTAAGTAAGCTGTTATTTACAGCCCAGACTTGTAAGGATATGAGAAACTATGCTACATGCATGTCAATCTTAGAAGGCTTGGAAAACTTAGTCATCAAACAGTTACCAATCTGGAAAAATCTGTCTGCCAAGTGTGTTGCAGTAATGGAGGAGCTTACCACTACAAGG ATCTTCCTGAAAAGTGATGTTGGATCATTGTTGAGTAACAAGGACAGTCACATGTATCCCACAATTCCATCAGTGGTACTTCTACTGCTACATATACAACAGTGTGAAATAGGAGGATTTAAACTGGCAAATGGAATGTATAAATGGAGTAAAATGAG